The following are encoded together in the Sinorhizobium terangae genome:
- a CDS encoding sugar transferase, translating into MKPNREHAFFAFSLPTSSGSYYLKRVLDCALGGMLFVLCLPLMAVTAVVVWANLGSPLFFTQARVGAGMRVITVAKFRTMTDARGPDGALLPDQMRQTAATAMLRRLRFDELPQLLAVLAGDMSMVGPRPLPLATIAGFGELGRVRSKVAPGMTGWAQVNGNTLLTDEEKIALDLWYVGHAGVWLDARIFLLTLKTLVFGERINYLHLKVAKEFLLYHSRGQQPRMMMR; encoded by the coding sequence TTGAAGCCAAATCGAGAGCACGCCTTCTTCGCTTTTAGTTTGCCTACCTCCTCGGGATCATACTATCTCAAGCGCGTGCTTGATTGCGCACTTGGCGGAATGCTTTTCGTCCTCTGCCTGCCGCTGATGGCGGTAACGGCGGTCGTCGTTTGGGCGAACCTTGGTTCGCCGTTGTTCTTCACCCAGGCACGCGTCGGCGCGGGCATGCGTGTCATCACCGTCGCCAAATTTCGCACGATGACGGACGCGCGCGGACCGGACGGCGCACTGTTGCCGGACCAAATGCGACAGACCGCTGCGACCGCGATGTTGCGCAGACTTCGCTTTGATGAGTTGCCGCAACTGCTTGCCGTGCTCGCAGGCGACATGTCGATGGTGGGGCCGCGCCCGCTTCCTTTGGCGACTATTGCAGGCTTTGGTGAGCTTGGCCGCGTACGCTCGAAGGTTGCTCCCGGCATGACGGGATGGGCTCAGGTGAATGGCAATACGCTGCTTACGGATGAGGAGAAGATCGCGCTCGATCTTTGGTATGTTGGACACGCTGGCGTTTGGCTCGATGCTCGAATTTTTTTGTTGACACTAAAGACACTCGTTTTCGGAGAACGGATTAACTATTTACATCTAAAAGTTGCTAAGGAATTCCTTTTGTATCATTCTCGCGGGCAGCAGCCGCGAATGATGATGCGATAG
- a CDS encoding polysaccharide biosynthesis/export family protein, with product MGILPALAAMSLPLRAWGAYVFAVVLLAVGLSIGLVSHANADDYRLNTGDVLTFDFLDDAELPVTVAVSGNGEAQFPLIGGVKVVGLTITETLDKLRQEYRSHEILVDPKLSLNISTFRPILVLGEVRNPGSFPFYNGVTVEQAIGLAGGMQVVAVNASDRLIARARLRSEIDAAKAEIVHEAVYTARLAAQLKSSEKIELSDVPEFARTYVEGVPLDGVIELETKILKEDLAANKSQTQILTEGIAQAEGGIEILNELVQQQRDVVANSVEDVARVGALRKRGLNTESELSRAENNASAEKAQLLQTFATLARTRQELSELKLQLAKLAADRKKEILTQLQQREIAIKKLISSQHSAEEQMLLMAAVAEDETKKNQVSYTYEIRRSPVGGKPTSLQASLVTELLPGDVVVVAIAGM from the coding sequence ATGGGGATATTACCTGCGCTAGCGGCCATGAGCTTGCCTCTGCGGGCCTGGGGGGCATATGTTTTTGCGGTCGTGCTGTTGGCAGTCGGACTATCAATAGGGCTGGTGTCGCATGCGAATGCAGATGACTACCGGCTCAATACGGGCGATGTACTGACGTTTGACTTCCTCGACGATGCCGAATTGCCCGTAACCGTGGCTGTTTCCGGCAACGGCGAAGCACAGTTCCCCCTCATTGGCGGGGTTAAGGTGGTGGGTCTGACGATAACGGAGACTTTGGATAAGCTGCGCCAGGAATACCGGAGCCACGAGATCCTCGTCGATCCAAAGCTGTCCCTCAATATTTCGACCTTCCGGCCTATACTCGTACTAGGCGAGGTCAGGAATCCCGGTTCGTTTCCCTTTTATAATGGCGTGACGGTCGAGCAAGCTATCGGCCTGGCAGGTGGCATGCAGGTCGTCGCGGTAAACGCGTCCGACCGGCTTATCGCGCGTGCCCGCCTCCGCTCGGAAATAGACGCCGCAAAAGCCGAAATCGTTCATGAAGCCGTCTATACGGCAAGACTCGCGGCGCAGTTGAAATCCAGCGAGAAGATCGAACTGAGCGACGTTCCGGAGTTCGCCCGCACATATGTCGAAGGCGTGCCGCTTGATGGCGTCATTGAGCTTGAGACGAAAATCTTGAAAGAGGATCTCGCCGCCAACAAATCGCAGACGCAAATTCTCACCGAAGGGATTGCGCAAGCCGAGGGTGGAATAGAGATCCTGAACGAGCTTGTGCAGCAGCAACGGGATGTGGTTGCAAACAGCGTGGAAGATGTGGCGCGCGTTGGTGCGCTTCGAAAACGCGGGCTGAACACTGAAAGCGAGCTCTCTCGCGCGGAGAACAACGCGTCGGCCGAGAAGGCCCAGCTCCTGCAAACCTTCGCCACCCTTGCGCGGACACGTCAGGAGTTGAGCGAGTTGAAGCTTCAACTTGCAAAACTCGCAGCCGACAGGAAGAAGGAGATTTTGACCCAGCTCCAACAGCGTGAAATTGCCATCAAGAAGCTGATTTCGAGCCAACACTCCGCTGAAGAGCAAATGCTGCTTATGGCCGCCGTGGCCGAAGATGAAACGAAAAAAAATCAGGTCTCATATACCTATGAGATCCGTCGAAGCCCCGTTGGCGGCAAACCGACCAGTTTACAGGCGTCCCTCGTGACAGAATTGCTGCCGGGCGACGTGGTCGTCGTGGCTATCGCGGGCATGTAG
- a CDS encoding lipopolysaccharide biosynthesis protein — protein sequence MAIGKKLAKNFNGLNKIFAGEKSLRGRLGNIGHLLTGNALTSLLGLVGFALTARALGPSDYGVLALCFTYTNAVERLVNFQSWQPLIKFGAQSESTETLKSLLKFGLLLDVSAAATGCAIAVALVWVFGPWFGISPEMSGLVTLYCAILPFQISGMPMAVLRLSGKFRSIAYGQVGSSIFRIILCAIGFAFGGTLRDFVLIWMAAQIVGSLTLVGLALAELRKQGMLGGMLTASVRGITSHFPGLWKFAISTNLSLTLRSSANQLDTLLVGYLADPTAAGLYHIAKRIGRMALQIGDHVQAVLYPDLARAWASNAFKEFHRAVVQMRTLLLGFGLLLIGGVYLTIDPVLRLAVGSEFEAAAPLVVVQSIAVSMTLYGTVTRSALLAMGREDRVLKGVFVATIAFHATALMLIPRVGPMGANIAHIVMAFIWLSMMAVAYRQTSAIR from the coding sequence TTGGCGATCGGGAAAAAACTGGCTAAAAATTTTAACGGTCTCAACAAGATATTCGCTGGGGAAAAAAGCCTGAGAGGCCGCCTGGGAAATATCGGGCATCTACTCACTGGGAATGCGCTCACTTCGCTATTAGGCCTCGTCGGTTTCGCCTTGACGGCGAGGGCGCTCGGTCCGTCCGATTATGGCGTCCTGGCGCTCTGCTTCACCTATACGAATGCGGTGGAACGTCTCGTAAACTTCCAGTCCTGGCAGCCGCTGATCAAATTCGGTGCGCAATCCGAGAGCACGGAAACGCTCAAATCGTTGCTCAAGTTCGGCCTCCTGCTTGACGTTTCCGCCGCAGCGACCGGATGCGCGATTGCCGTGGCGCTGGTGTGGGTCTTCGGTCCATGGTTCGGGATTTCGCCCGAGATGTCGGGGCTCGTCACCCTCTATTGCGCCATTTTGCCGTTTCAGATCTCCGGCATGCCGATGGCCGTGCTGCGCCTTTCCGGCAAGTTTCGGTCCATCGCCTATGGCCAAGTCGGTTCGAGCATTTTCCGCATAATATTGTGCGCGATTGGCTTTGCCTTCGGCGGCACTTTGCGTGATTTCGTGCTGATATGGATGGCAGCCCAGATCGTCGGCTCGCTGACCCTCGTCGGCCTTGCGCTTGCAGAGCTGCGAAAGCAGGGAATGTTGGGGGGCATGCTTACTGCGTCCGTTCGCGGTATTACCTCCCACTTTCCAGGTCTCTGGAAATTCGCAATTTCGACGAACCTGTCGCTGACGCTACGTTCGAGTGCCAACCAGCTTGACACCCTTCTCGTCGGCTACCTGGCTGACCCGACCGCCGCGGGTCTCTATCACATCGCCAAACGCATCGGCCGCATGGCACTGCAGATCGGTGACCATGTCCAGGCCGTGCTCTACCCGGATTTGGCTCGGGCCTGGGCCTCGAACGCGTTCAAGGAGTTTCATCGGGCCGTCGTACAAATGCGGACGCTCCTTCTCGGCTTCGGATTATTGCTGATTGGCGGGGTGTATTTGACGATCGATCCGGTGCTGAGACTGGCTGTCGGTTCGGAATTCGAGGCGGCGGCCCCGTTGGTCGTCGTTCAATCCATTGCCGTGAGCATGACGTTGTACGGGACAGTTACCCGCTCGGCACTCCTGGCCATGGGGCGGGAAGACCGTGTCTTGAAGGGCGTGTTCGTCGCAACGATTGCGTTTCATGCCACGGCGCTGATGCTGATCCCGCGGGTCGGCCCGATGGGCGCCAATATCGCTCATATCGTCATGGCCTTCATCTGGCTCTCGATGATGGCGGTCGCTTATCGCCAGACCTCGGCGATACGGTAG
- a CDS encoding DegT/DnrJ/EryC1/StrS family aminotransferase, which produces MGRWPVYDEEQIEDVVSVLRSGEVNAWTGPHVRDFEAAYERYLGVEHAVAVANGTVALDLALFALGLQPGDEVIVTPRSFIASASTVPMAGGVAVFADVDRDSQNITVETIRAKLTSRTKGIIAVHLAGWPCDMPAIMAFAREKGLWVIEDCAQAHGAEIDGRPVGSFADIAAFSFCQDKIITTGGEGGLVAMSDDELWKKAWSRKDHGKSYDAVYNRHHPPGFRWLHESIGTNWRMMSIQAVLGSRQLQRLEQWRGIRAHNAAILASAAEEIDALRTPLPPSGIRHAWYRFYTFLRPELLKSDWSRDRIVTEINRAGVVCFSGSCSEIYLEKAFTDIGMGSAERLPNARELGETSLAFLVDPSLDMAAMEEAAHVMRDVLASASHAKEARYAARTS; this is translated from the coding sequence ATGGGACGCTGGCCGGTTTACGACGAGGAGCAAATCGAGGATGTCGTGTCCGTCCTAAGATCGGGCGAGGTGAATGCCTGGACAGGGCCGCATGTCCGTGACTTCGAGGCCGCATATGAGCGCTATCTTGGTGTCGAGCATGCGGTAGCCGTTGCAAACGGAACGGTGGCGCTCGACCTCGCGCTCTTTGCGCTTGGGCTCCAGCCCGGCGACGAGGTGATCGTTACCCCGCGAAGCTTCATCGCTTCGGCCTCGACTGTGCCGATGGCGGGCGGGGTTGCGGTCTTCGCGGATGTCGATCGTGACAGCCAGAACATCACCGTCGAAACCATCAGGGCGAAGCTGACCTCGCGCACCAAGGGCATCATCGCCGTGCACCTCGCCGGCTGGCCCTGCGACATGCCGGCGATCATGGCGTTCGCCCGCGAGAAGGGACTGTGGGTCATCGAAGACTGCGCGCAGGCACATGGTGCCGAAATCGATGGCCGGCCGGTCGGCAGCTTCGCCGATATTGCGGCTTTCTCATTCTGTCAGGACAAGATCATCACCACCGGAGGCGAGGGCGGACTGGTGGCCATGAGCGATGACGAATTGTGGAAGAAGGCCTGGAGCCGCAAGGACCACGGCAAGTCCTATGATGCCGTTTACAACAGGCATCATCCACCGGGTTTCCGCTGGCTGCATGAATCCATCGGGACGAACTGGCGCATGATGTCCATCCAGGCGGTATTGGGATCGCGCCAACTACAGCGCCTTGAGCAATGGCGCGGCATCAGGGCGCATAATGCAGCCATTCTCGCAAGCGCCGCCGAGGAGATCGACGCTCTGCGTACGCCTCTGCCGCCCTCGGGCATTCGGCATGCGTGGTACCGGTTCTACACCTTTCTTAGGCCGGAACTCCTGAAGTCGGACTGGAGCAGGGACCGGATCGTAACGGAGATCAACCGGGCGGGGGTCGTGTGTTTCAGCGGCAGCTGCTCGGAGATTTATCTGGAGAAGGCATTTACGGATATCGGCATGGGCTCGGCCGAGCGACTGCCGAACGCCCGGGAACTCGGGGAGACGAGCTTGGCGTTTCTCGTCGACCCGTCCCTTGATATGGCCGCGATGGAGGAGGCGGCACACGTGATGCGTGATGTGCTTGCGAGTGCGAGCCACGCCAAGGAAGCGCGTTACGCCGCACGAACGTCGTAG
- a CDS encoding PIG-L deacetylase family protein, producing the protein MDVSHISFGRTLVVAPHPDDEVLGAGGTIAKLASQGEEVFVAVVTEGKPPAFDPATIARTQAEAREAHRALGVRETLWLRLPAAQLAETAHATVNSTLLDVVRRLSPRTVLVPFVGDMHMDHQLTFTSALVACRPHQTEYPKLILAYETLSETNWNAPYLSPGFLPNVFVDITEHLDVKVKAMQMFASQLREAPHERSIATLRALATLRGATVMRQAAEAFVLVRHVI; encoded by the coding sequence ATGGATGTTTCGCATATTTCTTTTGGGCGCACTTTGGTCGTCGCTCCACATCCCGATGACGAGGTTCTCGGCGCCGGCGGGACGATCGCGAAGCTAGCCTCGCAGGGCGAGGAGGTCTTCGTAGCGGTTGTAACCGAGGGAAAGCCGCCGGCTTTCGACCCGGCGACCATCGCCAGGACGCAGGCCGAGGCGAGGGAGGCGCACCGGGCTTTGGGCGTGCGAGAAACCCTGTGGCTGCGTTTGCCTGCCGCCCAGCTTGCGGAGACGGCGCACGCGACCGTCAACAGCACGCTGCTCGACGTCGTTCGCCGCCTGTCGCCCCGAACCGTGCTCGTGCCGTTCGTGGGCGACATGCACATGGATCATCAGCTGACCTTCACTTCAGCGCTGGTTGCTTGCCGACCACACCAGACAGAGTATCCGAAGCTGATCCTCGCCTACGAAACGCTCTCGGAAACGAACTGGAATGCTCCGTATCTATCACCAGGATTTCTTCCAAATGTTTTTGTCGACATTACCGAGCACCTCGACGTGAAGGTGAAGGCAATGCAGATGTTCGCATCGCAGCTGCGCGAAGCCCCGCACGAGCGTTCCATAGCGACACTGCGCGCGCTCGCCACACTGCGCGGTGCGACCGTGATGCGCCAGGCGGCCGAAGCGTTCGTCCTGGTTAGGCATGTGATTTGA